Below is a window of Solanum stenotomum isolate F172 chromosome 7, ASM1918654v1, whole genome shotgun sequence DNA.
CTCGTTAAGTCCCATCAGAAACTGGATGAGCTTTTGATCCTGCTCCGCTTTATGCATCTTGGTTTTACCACCACAAGTGCACATGCAGGTACATTGAGTAATAGGATCCAGAGTGTTAAGCTCTTCCCAGAGTCTTCGAAACATGGAGTAGTACCCTGTAATGTCCAGATTTTCTTGGGCGAGATCATTGATTTCCTGTTGGAGTTGATAGAGTTTCGCATCATTGGTTTGGTCATACCTATCTTGCAGTTCCTCCCATAATTTATTTGCGTTGTTCACATACTGCAGGCTGTCAGCTAAATCCTTTGATACAGAATTGAGAATCCACGATGTGACCATGTCATCGCAACGTTCTCACTGAGCAAATATGGGTGAATTTGCAGCTGGTTTCTGAATTTTTCCATTGATGAAATCGACTTTGTTTTTCACAAATAGTGAGCGAAAAACACCGCGTCGCCAAGACCTGTAACCAGTCCCGTCGAAAAGCACCGGAATGATGGCAGATCCAGGACTTTCTGATGGATGCATGTACATCGGTTGACTGTAATCGACGACTTGGTGAATTGGGATCTGAGAGATCTGAGGAGCATCTGCGTTTTGATCCATGAGATTGAAAGAGATTGATGAGGTTGAGCTAAATTTCTGAGATCCAAGTACAGAATCgaaaaaatgagaagaagaGGAGCGAAAATTGGTAAATGAGATGAAGAAGAGAATGAATCAGTGAAACAGCAACAATGAAGAACTGAATGAGGTGATACGGAAGACGAAGAAGAGATCAGTGTctaaggctctgataccatgttagaATTGTGCACAGATAATCAACAATTGAAAACCTCCATTGATAGAGATGGTAGGAGCATGAAAGAGACGATTGAGATTGTGATTTGGGGAAATGAAAAATTAACTTCTATTCCACTTTTCTTCCAGTATTTATACACGTATGTACAGAAAAGAAAATATCTTCTAATCAAGATGACAACTAAGACGTAACAACTAATCTTCTAACTAACTCCAGCTAACTACCTTTAACACAATAAGCTACTAACTTCTTTATAACAAAAGgcatataatataattaattaaaagctGAAATTTAACTACTCCCAACATCTATTATTAAGGCATGCACAAGTATATAGGCGGAGTTGAAATCAAACAGTAGGACACACCAATTCCTATTCatctttgttatttttgtttgcaGCTGAAGCCATATGTATCTCAGTGTGCAAGACATAGTAAAATTACAGTTTGAGAAACGTGGTTTGCTCAAACAACCATTACTAATGTTCCTTTTTGTGCTTCGGATATTCAATATGCACCTTGTTTTTGTAAGGCAATTTCCCGTTTTATATGTTCGTTCCTTCTTAGATTCGAACATTTATGTTACAGAGGAACTCCCCTGCGTTTGCATAAACTGTTGCATTAAGGTGGTGCCATCCAATTCCTTCTTCTGTGCAATAAAATGATAACtgtttcttcattttccttctTGTTTATATACAATTGTACCTGGAAATGGCTCAGGTGCTATCTGAGAATTATTATAGAGACTATGCTTGTAGAACGGGAAGAATTGGTAGAAGAAGGGCACTCGAGGAAGGAATGAATGGGAAGATCGAAAAGTTGGATGAAGAAAGGACTTtttcgtttggttgggaacaagttatccaccatgatataaatggtgggataacttatcccaaatatggcaaccaaacaagatacAGTAattttatcccatcactatttatttttatctctcacaccaaacgacTCCTTAATGTAGTAGTTACTGGTTAGTAATGGtgtttatgtatatgtatggATCCTTTTGTTATGTAAGTTTAAAGCCTTTTAACTTTTCATCTCTGTTTCTTTTTAATATAGTTGGTCGGGTGTTTCTCGTTGAGTGTCTTttagaaacaatctctctatctCTATGAGTTAGGTATAACGTTTGTATATACTCTTATTTCTCGTTGAGTGTCTTttagaaacaatctctctatctCTATGAGTTAGGTATAACGTCTGTATATACTCTTATCTTCTCTAGACTTCACTTGTGGGATATCATTGGATATGTTGTATATGTTGTGGTGGTGGATGTTTTCCTCTATTGAAATGTCTCTCTAAGGTGCGTGTAAGACCGTAAGGTGGTTTGAACATCACCACCACAACGACAGTAATTATGCCTCAATCTCAAACAAGTCAGGATTAATTATGTGttctcacttcttcatttaaGTTCAGTTCATATcacaattattaaaaattaaaaaagaacttTCTGATGGTTACCTAACTTGggtaaagagttttaaaaaaaagtagtagGTGGTTGTGGACTTTTATAATTTGATGATTCCAAGAAGATATAATACTCTTTTGGAATATCTACCAAGCTATGCAATACAAGCAAAGGTGCCTTAAATTCTTAACTTAGGTtccaaaacaataaaattattgacaaataattttaagtATAGAAGTTGGACAAAAATTATTTGCAGTCGATATTTACTCTAACTCTCTTTTAACTAGATGgtttattggaaaaaaaaactcttttaccttataaaaatagagataaaatTTGCGTATAGTctatttttgaagattttatttatgattattgtattgtattttattactCAACCTTTATGAAGGAAAAGACACACATTTATCACCTTATTATGGTTAATTTCTCAGTTGAATTTCTACTCtatgataatttaaaattgataattGTGAATTTTGGTCTAGAATTAGTTGGAATGTTctagaatttcaaattttcaaagagGTTTTGGATTAGCTTAATTAATTTAGATAGGATAAATTAATGAAGAGTCATTCAACTAGGattccttttttaattaaagCTAAGAATTGTTTATCTCATTAAAAGCCAAAATTAAACCAATTTGGTGACTAATTAGGAGATTATTAAGTAAGTTTTTAGAAAACTGAGTTCGTATACTTAGCTTTGAcgtttttattaattattttttaaacaaaatagtGTTTGTTTGACCTTTCTAAattctataaaaataattactatcGTTAGTCACTTGTCGAACTAACTCAACTTACTATCGttgtataatttaaatatttattatagtatatatataccttaaataaatatttaaaaaaataattatatatatatatatatatatatatatacatatatataccttaATTTATCATAGTTTACTGATTTAAGTATATATACTAACACTCATTAAACATCAATTTGCTTCGCTCCGTTAGTCACTCGCGCAAGGATAGATCTCGAATACTTAAATCATTGAAACTAAATTATTAACGGCTTCTTTATAATGGACAAATAAGGGAATGCCACGATAGCAAAATGTTGACATGGCGTGCGATAATTGGTTGATTATTCCCTCAAAAACGTATCAAAGGAACAACCAAAACAAGgaaatataattcttttaaaaaattaatcaacaTCAATTATAGTTggtatataaaaggaaaaaaaaaacaataaaaacgagaaaaaaaatgttgttttttaaattaaaaaaaaaaggtatttcTTTCCTAACAAGAAACGAACTACTAATAAACTTTTATAAATATCCCTTTACATAGCCAAAACCAAAGAAAACCTCTGAAAACTCTTTGAACtctccaaaaaaaagaaaaatcatgagTAACAAAGCTGAATCCTCTAATTCGTAAGTACCCATTatcaattttttgttaaaaaaactGTTGGTGTAGTTGTATTTtgattcttgattattattctttaaaaaaaatgattttttttggatttgtttTGTGATGTTTGTAGGAAGGGGCCTAAGAAGGATTTTAGTACAGCAATTTTGGAgaggaagaaatcacctaatcGTCTTGTTGTTGATGAAGCAATCAATGATGATAATTCTGTTGTTTCACTTCATCCTGATACTATGGAAAAGCTCCAGTTTTTCCGTGGTGACACAATCTTGATAAAGGTCAGATTTTTACTcatgttttcttgaaatttcatgtgttttttttttgtagttttggTAGATTATTATGGTGGGGTGGTGGTTAAAGCTCACCAATGGGACAAGGGTTGTCATGGGGTTGTGATTACTGATTAGTGTTTAGAAGAGGGGTTTAtgggatttgaagtttatgagttcAGAATTTGCCACAGAACAAATAGCTCAACTTAGTGTAGGATTAAGGATGCAAAAAAGTAAGGTACATGATTTCATGGGTATTTAGCAATATGGGTAAGTTTGGTGCCTCATATTCTTTACTTGAGCAGGGGATCTTctgaaaacaacctctctatcatGTGGTACTTGTGGTGAGTGgtgaggtagaggtaaggtctgcgtacacttaTTCAGACCCCACCTATTGGATTACACtcggtatgttgttgttgggtAAGTTTAATGCCCCTGCTCCTTGTTTGCTGGAAATCAGTTGTGCAGGTGATTGGTGAAATAAGCATAAGGACAATGAGTTTTGTGATATATAAGCTGAAAAGGCCGGGTCTTGGCCGTTCGTCCTAAAGTTCTTAGCTTTGTATTGTTCTGTGTCAATTTGTCTAGCTCGAATATGTTGTAGTGCCTAATGAAACCATGAAGAATGGTGATTAGTGTTTGGTTCCCTTTGATGGTCTATTTTATCAGTAACTTTTTCATCGTATTCTGTTTTTAGTTTGCAAATAATGAGTAGGTGTagttcatcaaaaaaataaaaaataatgagtaGGGTGTTGTTAGTTCTAATGATCGTACCTTGTTTGGGAAAAGCTGATGCAAGCTTTGAGGAATCGATATTAGGTGTAGCTTCTTCACGTTATGGTGATGTAAGAATTGTGATGAAATGCTGGCGTACACatacaaacacacacacacacacgcatatatgtgtataatatatatatatatataagattttgAGTTCTGAACTATGTATTTTGTCGTAtagggaaagaaaagaaaagatactATCTGCATTGCCCTTGTTGATGAAACATGTGATGAGCCAAAGATTAGGATGAACAAGGTTGTCAGAAATAACCTTAGGGTTCGTCTTGGTGATGTTGTCTCTGTTCATCAATGTCCTGATGTCAAATATGGTAAACGTGTGCACATTCTTCCCATTGATGACAGCATTGAGGGGGTTTCGGGAAATCTATTTGACGCTTACTTGAAACGTAAGTGTTCTACTATCAATTTGCTTATTGCTTGATAGAAGTTCTGGATATGGGATATTATATATTGTTCTTCTGTTAGAGTTTTGGTTTTACTTAGCTGATGGCATTCTTCTGATAAGCATTGTATCTGCAAATGCCTTGTGCCAATATCCTGCTTTTGGAACTTATTTTGTTTGTTAGGTTTCATTGTCTAACTTAGAATCTGCTGTGACTTGTGTTATCTCTAATTTGCATCAAGTGGATTCACTTGAATCTAATTATTATGCAATTACTCATCCTTCTAGTCTCCGTTGTGTTATTTGTCTGCAGCCTATTTCCTTGAAGCATATCGACCAGTGAGAAAGGGCGATCTATTTCTTGTAAGAGGAGGGATGAGAAGTGTAGAATTCAAGGTTATTGAGACTGACCCTCCTGAATACTGTGTTGTCGCCCCAGATACTGAGATATTCTGTGAGGGTGAACCTGTGAACAGAGAAGATGAGAATCGGCTAGATGAGATTGGCTATGATGATGTTGGTGGCGTGCGTAAACAAATGGCTCAGATCCGCGAGCTTGTTGAGCTTCCGTTGAGGCATCCACAACTGTTCAAATCTATTGGTGTGAAACCTCCCAAAGGAATTCTCTTGTATGGACCTCCTGGATCAGGGAAGACATTGATAGCTCGAGCAGTTGCTAATGAGACTGGCGCATTCTTCTTTTGTATTAATGGGCCAGAGATCATGTCCAAATTGGCGGGAGAAAGTGAAAGTAATCTCAGGAAAGCATTTGAGGAAGCTGAGAAGAATGCgccttcaattatttttattgatgaaattgattCAATAGCTCCTAAACGTGAGAAGACTCATGGAGAGGTCGAGAGGAGGATTGTTTCTCAGCTCTTGACTCTCATGGATGGTCTCAAATCACGTGCCCACGTAATTGTCATGGGTGCCACTAATCGCCCTAATAGTATTGACCCCGCCCTAAGAAGGTTTGGCAGATTTGATAGGGAGATAGATATTGGTGTCCCGGATGAAGTTGGGCGTCTTGAGGTGCTTCGTATCCACACAAAGAACATGAAGCTCGCCGAAGATGTAATTTCATATCTTCAAAAATTTTAGAATTCTGacttttaaatcattttcagtTTGGTGATATGTTGTTCTTTGTTTGCAGGTTGATTTGGAAAGAATTGGCAAAGAAACACACGGTTATGTTGGTGCGGATTTGGCAGCTTTGTGTACCGAGGCTGCACTTCAGTGCATCAGAGAGAAGATGGATGTGATTGATTTGGAAGATGAATCTATTGATGCAGAGATATTAAACTCCATGGCTGTGACTAATGAGCACTTCTCAACTGCCCTTGGGACAAGCAATCCATCTGCCCTGCGCGAAACTGTAAGTCTAGATTTCTTTACATTCTCACCTTCTGCTGCTACATGTCTTCCGTTTGATTCCTAATTATGATGTTCGGGTGAACAGGTTGTTGAAGTTCCTAATGTCTCCTGGGAGGACATTGGAGGCCTTGAGAATGTCAAGTGTGAGCTCCAAGAGGTACATATATACTAAACATATAATGATGAATATTATGATCTGACCTGTTAATCTTGTTGATTTACCTGACCTATTATCTGTTATTTGTTTTGTAGACTGTTCAATATCCTGTGGAACATCCTGAGAAGTTCGAGAAGTTTGGTATGTCTCCTTCTAAGGGTGTTCTCTTCTATGGGCCACCTGGATGTGGGAAAACTTTGTTGGCGAAGGCTATTGCAAATGAATGCCAGGCCAATTTTATTAGTATCAAGGGTCCAGAATTGCTTACCATGTGGTTTGGAGAGAGCGAAGCCAATGTTAGAGAAATATTCGACAAGGCTCGAGGGTCTGCTCCTTGTGTCCTGTTTTTTGATGAGTTGGACTCGATTGCTACTCAGGTGCTGTTCCTCATTCTCATGTTCCCATTGAACTGTTTACTACACGGGTTTACCGGTTTTTTTCAGATTATTTGCTTCTGTTGCTAAATATGACTTTCTTTTGCAGAGAGGTGGTAGCAGTGGAGATGCCGGGGGAGCTGCTGATAGAGTTTTGAATCAACTCCTCACTGAAATGGATGGTATGAATGCCAAGAAGACGGTTTTCATCATCGGTGCCACCAACAGGCCTGACATTATTGATCCTGCACTTCTACGTCCTGGTCGTCTTGACCAATTGATTTACATTCCTCTTCCTGACGAGGATTCCCGCCATCAAATTTTCAAGGCATGCCTGCGGAAATCACCCCTTTCTAAGGATATTGATCTCAGAGCTCTTGCAAAATATACACAAGGGTTCAGCGGAGCTGACATTACAGAGATCTGCCAACGTGCATGCAAATACGCTATCCGAGAGAACATTGAGAAAGTAAGTTTTCTATCTCCATTTCTTGTCAGTTGATAATTTTTGAGGCAATAGATACTAAGTGCTACACTGATAGACTGGGGAttgaagtttatgaatttgGGATTTAATTTATACATACtaaatgaattttattataagacaaatacaaattaCTGAGTTATGTCGAACCTGCTTCCTATACTCTAGCTCTACCCCTTCCGGTAGTAGAAAACTAATGTTGCATTGTACTTTTGCAGGATATTGAGAGGGAGAGAAGGAGAAGGGATAATCCAGAAGCCATGGAGGAAGACGTTGACGATGAGGTATCCGAGATCAAGCCTGCTCACTTTGAGGAATCAATGAAGTATGCTAGGAGAAGTGTCAGTGATGCTGATATCCGCAAGTACCAGGCGTTTGCTCAGACGTTGCAGCAGTCCCGAGGGTTTGGTTCTGAGTTCCGGTTTGCAGAGGCCACCACCGGTCCCACCACCGGAACTGCTGATCCCTTTGCAACTTCTGCTGGTGGTGCAGATGAAGATGACCTGTATAGCTAGAGTGTCTTTAACTTATGTTTTACTATTTACAActttgctaatatgagtaattATTTTGAAGAAACTTTCGTTAGTTAGAAAAATTCATTGTCTAgagtttgtaattttattttgatttttctcaGCTTTACATAAAAGTATTCTGTAGCTATTATTTTATCTACTTGAAAAGTTATAGAGATTCTATTTGACTAAATGTTTAATTGAGGAAAAGATACAAAACTTATATTGTTGcatgtaattatttttgtttctcatCTAGGGTTCGATGTCATTTGCAATAGGAAGTACCATATTAAAGTAAGTTGCTTtccaacaaataaaaattgaattcgAGAGTTAATATTAAACACAGAAGTATTTACTACCCCAATCATACATTTTGTGAAATGTTACTTAGTGAACATTAACCTTTAAGAGATTGTACAAGTCCTTAGAGATTTATATCGATGAGGGGAACCAAACAAACTATAGGTTCACTCACCTAAActtaataattttgtatatactttacgatatatttataataattttttattataaactaaattattattttactttaaattCTAGGTTTACGTATACACATGATACACAAAAAAATACTTACCGGCACAATGTGcttacaa
It encodes the following:
- the LOC125870176 gene encoding cell division cycle protein 48 homolog, whose protein sequence is MSNKAESSNSKGPKKDFSTAILERKKSPNRLVVDEAINDDNSVVSLHPDTMEKLQFFRGDTILIKGKKRKDTICIALVDETCDEPKIRMNKVVRNNLRVRLGDVVSVHQCPDVKYGKRVHILPIDDSIEGVSGNLFDAYLKPYFLEAYRPVRKGDLFLVRGGMRSVEFKVIETDPPEYCVVAPDTEIFCEGEPVNREDENRLDEIGYDDVGGVRKQMAQIRELVELPLRHPQLFKSIGVKPPKGILLYGPPGSGKTLIARAVANETGAFFFCINGPEIMSKLAGESESNLRKAFEEAEKNAPSIIFIDEIDSIAPKREKTHGEVERRIVSQLLTLMDGLKSRAHVIVMGATNRPNSIDPALRRFGRFDREIDIGVPDEVGRLEVLRIHTKNMKLAEDVDLERIGKETHGYVGADLAALCTEAALQCIREKMDVIDLEDESIDAEILNSMAVTNEHFSTALGTSNPSALRETVVEVPNVSWEDIGGLENVKCELQETVQYPVEHPEKFEKFGMSPSKGVLFYGPPGCGKTLLAKAIANECQANFISIKGPELLTMWFGESEANVREIFDKARGSAPCVLFFDELDSIATQRGGSSGDAGGAADRVLNQLLTEMDGMNAKKTVFIIGATNRPDIIDPALLRPGRLDQLIYIPLPDEDSRHQIFKACLRKSPLSKDIDLRALAKYTQGFSGADITEICQRACKYAIRENIEKDIERERRRRDNPEAMEEDVDDEVSEIKPAHFEESMKYARRSVSDADIRKYQAFAQTLQQSRGFGSEFRFAEATTGPTTGTADPFATSAGGADEDDLYS